In a single window of the Neodiprion virginianus isolate iyNeoVirg1 chromosome 1, iyNeoVirg1.1, whole genome shotgun sequence genome:
- the LOC124299038 gene encoding 33 kDa inner dynein arm light chain, axonemal isoform X2, producing MTACKVQTALPTTDIRRETDEILNGILPPKEWEEDCQIWTQRVSSIPATRLDVINLQEQLDMRLQQRQARETGICPVRRELYTQCFDEVIRQVTINCAERGLLLFRIRDEIRMTMAAYQTLYQSSIAFGMRKALQAEQGKEDLILAADELRVQKVELEKNVAELRQKFEQAETRAAEVREAEDKKHSEEIQFLKKTNQQLKTQLEGIIATKK from the exons ATGACAGCATGTAAAGTACAAACAGCACTGCCAACAACTGACATTCGACGCGAAACTGATGAGATCTTGAATGGAATTCTGCCTCCAAAAGAATGGGAGGAAGATTGTCAAATATGGACTCAACGT GTGTCGAGTATACCGGCTACCAGATTAGACGTCATCAATCTGCAAGAACAACTTGATATGAGACTACAGCAACGACAAGCTAGGGAGACTGGGATCTGTCCTGTCAGGCGAGAACTTTATACACAATGttttg ATGAAGTGATTCGCCAAGTAACGATCAATTGTGCTGAACGTGGGTTACTTTTGTTCCGAATTAGAGATGAGATTCGCATGACTATGGCTGCGTATCAAACGCTTTATCAAAGTAGCATAGCATTTGGCATGCGTAAGGCTTTACAG GCTGAACAGGGAAAGGAAGATCTTATATTAGCCGCGGATGAATTACGCGTTCAAAAGGTCgagcttgaaaaaaatgttgctgAGTTGAGACAGAAATTCGAACAAGCTGAAACGAGAGCTGCGGAAGTGCGCGAAGCTGAGGATAAAAAACATTCTgaggaaattcaatttctaaaGAAAACAAATCAGCAACTCAAG ACACAACTTGAAGGAATCATTGCAACAAAAAAGTGA
- the LOC124303202 gene encoding alpha-2-macroglobulin receptor-associated protein isoform X1 — MSVKILNPILVLSLLLGCNLCEGLSKYSSAANAPAEDASIYVPTSVRELDKPFRMAKLNLLWSKAKHRLTEPKLQALFSDLKIHDKEEIALKHLKAESKDLEGLHEATMRKKLIEIFKCFLYVGLMSTYDLLEHFTDTEDENILKRHKAMNDGSNYVSKDVFKNRKLNQLWAKAEFAGFTDEELAALKEEFLHHQEKIDEYMSLIADIDAGDTQTHKNSLSNKHENWNMLEQEEESNDVPGKNIDYLTKVNLMRDKHVKLKDGYDHLERLTAQGPNHKEFIEPKVQGLWRIAQEAKFNPDELMSLKEELRHYERRLLKLRHFHTSAALADGKRGKSEDFDNSTAEKNVKKHARIVEKLHLDLETKIMQKHVEL, encoded by the exons ATGagtgtcaaaattttaaaccCAATCTTGGTTCTAAGTCTGCTTCTTGGCTGTAATCTGTGCGAAGGTTTGAGTAAATATTCTAGTGCAGCGAATGCGCCTGCCGAGGATGCTTCGATATATGTTCCAACATCAGTGCGAGAACTCGACAAACCTTTTCGAATGgcgaaattgaatttactgTGGTCCAAAGCAAAGCAT CGTCTAACTGAACCCAAGCTGCAAGCACTATTCagtgatttgaaaattcatgacAAGGAGGAGATCGCATTAAAACATCTTAAAGCTGAAAGTAAAGATCTTGAAGGGTTGCACGAAGCTACGATGCGTAAAAAACTAATtg aaattttcaaatgttttctATATGTAGGCCTTATGAGCACGTATGATCTATTGGAGCATTTCACAGACACCGAGGATGAGAATATCTTGAAGAGACATAAGGCTATGAATGACGGCAGCAATTATGTATCGAAAGATGTTTTTAAAAACAGAAAGCTCAATCAGTTATGGGCGAAAGCTGAATTTGCTGGCTTTACag ATGAAGAGCTGGCAGCATTGAAAGAAGAGTTTCTCCATCATCaggaaaaaattgacgagTATATGAGCCTTATCGCTGATATCGATGCAGGAGATACTCAAACTCACAAGA ATAGCTTGAGCAATAAACATGAAAACTGGAATATGCTTGAGCAAGAGGAAGAGAGCAACGATGTTCCTgggaaaaatattgattatcTTACGAAAGTTAATTTGATGag AGACAAGCATGTGAAATTAAAAGATGGATATGATCATTTGGAAAGACTCACTGCCCAAGGGCCAAATCATAAGGAATTCATAGAGCCTAAAGTGCAAGGTCTGTGGAGGATTGCCCAGGAAGCCAAGTTCAATCCAGATGAGTTGATGTCCCTCAAG GAAGAACTTCGACACTATGAAAGGAGATTGTTGAAACTACGCCATTTTCATACCTCTGCAGCTTTGGCTGATGGTAAGAGAGGGAAATCAGAAGACTTTGACAATTCAActgctgaaaaaaatgtgaaaaaacatGCAAGAATAGTTGAGAAGTTACATCTTGATCTTGAGACAAAAATAATGCAAAAGCATGTGGAGCTGtaa
- the LOC124310110 gene encoding uncharacterized protein LOC124310110 — MWLTVVWATFLIACPSLLGVVGQYEWQVRDEFDEIRRRMDQVTIENCPIQHVGDLYLPEDAVSHLPDIKDININPVFPNRTALLHLQNMALSRSFYWSYILQSRFIRPAINDTYDPGMMYYFLSTVADVSANPYINASAIYFAPNTSYSPSYRGFFNKTMPRFAPRTFRADDFNDPIHLERISTRNTFTVQDLGAFPADSLSHDYTTDYYRINEWYKKWLPDNVDRRHDTKTTYQVEIRYANNTNETFTFHGPRGADEYPGPVKWTRPYFDCGRSNRWLVAAVVPIVDIYPRHTQFRHIEYPTYTAIAVLEMDFERIDINQCPKGQGNNGPNRFVDTARCKKETTECEPLHGWGFRRGGYQCRCKPGSRLPTVVRRPYLGEIIERATSEQYYNGFDCTKIGWVQKMPVQWKKATPYMKEKYLERFYEYRNYTTGPASLHTEKMNIDQALKFIRSVNPKTCKNFTQHDLNLHGDISFKAEEFFENEAKMAARLANFISAFLQVSDPKEVYSGKRVADRPLTEDQMIGETLAMVLGDTKIWSAGTYWERNKFTNRTFFAPYVYKNTLNTGKVKVEDLARLNNTDEVYTNKPWFKFLKQRWAANFEELEQYHMKIKIRFNETGEYLKKYEHYPNFYRAANLKHGHWTAPYFDCNGKVKKWVITYASPFFGWDSLKDKLEFKGVVAVTMDLLQLDINQCDDKFYIPNAFKGTHKCDRKTSYCVPLLGRGFDTGGYKCECKQGYEYPLEDLITYYDGQLVEAEFNNIGNDKETRYDMFKCRLAGATSIHASWLLLLTVIGLFYRLHHR, encoded by the exons ATGTGGTTGACGGTAGTGTGGGCGACGTTTTTGATCGCGTGCCCGTCACTGTTGGGCGTTGTCGGGCAGTACGAATGGCAGGTGCGCGATGAGTTTGACGAAATTCGTCGGCGAATGGATCAGGTTACCATAGAAAACTGTCCGATTCAGCATGTCGGAGATTTGTACCTTCCTGAAGATGCGGTATCGCATTTACCGGACATTAAGGACATTAACATAAACCCAGTATTCCCAAACAGAACAGCTTTGCTTCACCTGCAGAATATGGCACTGAGCAGATCGTTTTACTGGAGTTACATACTGCAGTCGCGTTTCATACGACCCGCGATAAACGACACGTACGATCCAGGAATGATGTACTACTTCTTGTCAACCGTAGCAGACGTATCCGCTAATCCGTATATCAATGCCTCGGCAATTTACTTTGCTCCTAATACCTCATACTCCCCATCCTATCGAGGATTCTTCAATAAAACTATGCCCAGATTCGCTCCGAGAACTTTCAGAGCTGACGATTTCAACGACCCGATTCATCTTGAGCGAATTTCGACCAGAAATACCTTCACTGTTCAAGATCTCGGTGCTTTTCCGGCCGACAGTCTCAGCCATGATTATACCACCGATTattatcgaataaacgaaTG GTACAAAAAATGGCTTCCAGACAATGTTGACAGAAGACATGATACAAAAACTACCTACCAGGTGGAAATTAGATATGCAAATAACACTAACGAGACTTTCACGTTTCATGGCCCCCGAG GTGCCGATGAATATCCCGGGCCAGTGAAATGGACTCGGCCGTATTTTGATTGTGGCCGGTCAAATCGTTGGCTGGTGGCCGCGGTTGTACCCATTGTTGATATTTACCCCAGGCATACGCAGTTCAGGCATATTGAATATCCAAC ATACACCGCAATTGCGGTTCTTGAAATGGATTTTGAAAGGATAGATATAAATCAATGTCCGAAGGGCCAAGGAAATAATGGTCCAAACAGATTTGTAGACACAGCAAGgtgtaaaaaagaaactacTGAG TGTGAACCGCTACATGGATGGGGCTTCAGGAGAGGTGGCTATCAATGCCGATGTAAGCCTGGGTCTAGATTGCCGACTGTAGTAAGAAGACCTTATCTTGGTGAAATAATTGAGAGGGCTACCTCGGAGCAGTATTACAACGGATTTGATTGTACCAAGATTGGAT GGGTTCAAAAAATGCCTGTACAATGGAAGAAGGCAACGCCatatatgaaagaaaaatacctTGAAAGATTTTATGAGTATCGAAATTATACAACTGGCCCGGCTTCACTGCAcactgaaaaaatgaatattgacCAGgctttaaaattcattcgcaGTGTCAATCCAAAGACCTGTAAGAA TTTTACTCAACACGATTTGAATTTGCATGGAGACATCAGCTTTAAAGCAGAAGAATTCTTTGAGAATGAAGCAAAGATGGCAGCTAGGTTAGCTAACTTCATCAGTGCATTTCTCCAAGTATCAGATCCTAAGGAAGTTTATTCTGGCAAGAGGGTGGCAGATCGTCCCTTGACTGAAGATCAAATGATCGGCGAAACTTTAGCTATGGTGCTAGGAGACACCAAAATTTGGTCAGCTGGTACTTATTGGGAACGTAACAAATTTACTAATCGAACCTTCTTCGCTCCTTATGTGTACAAGAACACGCTTAATACTGGAAAGGTCAAAGTCGAGGATCTGGCGAGGCTGAATAACACAG ACGAAGTTTACACAAATAAGCCTTGGTTCAAATTTCTTAAACAACGCTGGGCAGCCAACTTTGAAGAGCTGGAACAATATCACATGAAGATCAAGATTCGATTCAATGAGACAGGAGAGtatctgaaaaaatacgaacaCTACCCTAACTTTTACAG GGCAGCAAACCTGAAACATGGCCATTGGACCGCTCCCTATTTCGATTGTAACGGCAAAGTGAAGAAATGGGTAATCACCTATGCATCACCGTTTTTCGGCTGGGATAGCTTGAAAGACAAACTGGAATTCAA GGGTGTTGTGGCTGTTACCATGGACTTGCTTCAGCTGGATATTAACCAATGTGATGATAAATTCTACATTCCCAATGCCTTCAAAGGCACACATAAATGTGACAGGAAAACATCATAC tgtGTTCCGCTTCTCGGCCGCGGTTTTGACACCGGAGGCTATAAATGCGAGTGTAAACAAGGATATGAATATCCATTAGAGGATCTGATAACGTATTATGACGGACAGCTGGTAGAAGCAGAATTTAACAATATTGGAAATGATAAGGAAACCAG GTACGACATGTTCAAGTGTCGTCTAGCAGGTGCTACTTCGATCCATGCAAGTTGGCTACTGCTTCTCACAGTAATTGGTCTGTTTTATAGACTGCACCACAGATAA
- the LOC124299038 gene encoding axonemal dynein light intermediate polypeptide 1 isoform X1 has product MAAVVQERTVPPTDTLIKYENPVLVTTHPERKNRDASPSKVGMTACKVQTALPTTDIRRETDEILNGILPPKEWEEDCQIWTQRVSSIPATRLDVINLQEQLDMRLQQRQARETGICPVRRELYTQCFDEVIRQVTINCAERGLLLFRIRDEIRMTMAAYQTLYQSSIAFGMRKALQAEQGKEDLILAADELRVQKVELEKNVAELRQKFEQAETRAAEVREAEDKKHSEEIQFLKKTNQQLKTQLEGIIATKK; this is encoded by the exons ATGGCAGCAGTGGTTCAGGAAAGGACTGTCCCTCCCACTGATACTCTGATAAAGTATGAGAATCCTGTCCTTGTCACCACTCACCCAGAAAGG AAGAATAGAGATGCATCACCATCTAAGGTTGGGATGACAGCATGTAAAGTACAAACAGCACTGCCAACAACTGACATTCGACGCGAAACTGATGAGATCTTGAATGGAATTCTGCCTCCAAAAGAATGGGAGGAAGATTGTCAAATATGGACTCAACGT GTGTCGAGTATACCGGCTACCAGATTAGACGTCATCAATCTGCAAGAACAACTTGATATGAGACTACAGCAACGACAAGCTAGGGAGACTGGGATCTGTCCTGTCAGGCGAGAACTTTATACACAATGttttg ATGAAGTGATTCGCCAAGTAACGATCAATTGTGCTGAACGTGGGTTACTTTTGTTCCGAATTAGAGATGAGATTCGCATGACTATGGCTGCGTATCAAACGCTTTATCAAAGTAGCATAGCATTTGGCATGCGTAAGGCTTTACAG GCTGAACAGGGAAAGGAAGATCTTATATTAGCCGCGGATGAATTACGCGTTCAAAAGGTCgagcttgaaaaaaatgttgctgAGTTGAGACAGAAATTCGAACAAGCTGAAACGAGAGCTGCGGAAGTGCGCGAAGCTGAGGATAAAAAACATTCTgaggaaattcaatttctaaaGAAAACAAATCAGCAACTCAAG ACACAACTTGAAGGAATCATTGCAACAAAAAAGTGA
- the LOC124303202 gene encoding alpha-2-macroglobulin receptor-associated protein isoform X2, translating to MSVKILNPILVLSLLLGCNLCEGLSKYSSAANAPAEDASIYVPTSVRELDKPFRMAKLNLLWSKAKHRLTEPKLQALFSDLKIHDKEEIALKHLKAESKDLEGLHEATMRKKLIGLMSTYDLLEHFTDTEDENILKRHKAMNDGSNYVSKDVFKNRKLNQLWAKAEFAGFTDEELAALKEEFLHHQEKIDEYMSLIADIDAGDTQTHKNSLSNKHENWNMLEQEEESNDVPGKNIDYLTKVNLMRDKHVKLKDGYDHLERLTAQGPNHKEFIEPKVQGLWRIAQEAKFNPDELMSLKEELRHYERRLLKLRHFHTSAALADGKRGKSEDFDNSTAEKNVKKHARIVEKLHLDLETKIMQKHVEL from the exons ATGagtgtcaaaattttaaaccCAATCTTGGTTCTAAGTCTGCTTCTTGGCTGTAATCTGTGCGAAGGTTTGAGTAAATATTCTAGTGCAGCGAATGCGCCTGCCGAGGATGCTTCGATATATGTTCCAACATCAGTGCGAGAACTCGACAAACCTTTTCGAATGgcgaaattgaatttactgTGGTCCAAAGCAAAGCAT CGTCTAACTGAACCCAAGCTGCAAGCACTATTCagtgatttgaaaattcatgacAAGGAGGAGATCGCATTAAAACATCTTAAAGCTGAAAGTAAAGATCTTGAAGGGTTGCACGAAGCTACGATGCGTAAAAAACTAATtg GCCTTATGAGCACGTATGATCTATTGGAGCATTTCACAGACACCGAGGATGAGAATATCTTGAAGAGACATAAGGCTATGAATGACGGCAGCAATTATGTATCGAAAGATGTTTTTAAAAACAGAAAGCTCAATCAGTTATGGGCGAAAGCTGAATTTGCTGGCTTTACag ATGAAGAGCTGGCAGCATTGAAAGAAGAGTTTCTCCATCATCaggaaaaaattgacgagTATATGAGCCTTATCGCTGATATCGATGCAGGAGATACTCAAACTCACAAGA ATAGCTTGAGCAATAAACATGAAAACTGGAATATGCTTGAGCAAGAGGAAGAGAGCAACGATGTTCCTgggaaaaatattgattatcTTACGAAAGTTAATTTGATGag AGACAAGCATGTGAAATTAAAAGATGGATATGATCATTTGGAAAGACTCACTGCCCAAGGGCCAAATCATAAGGAATTCATAGAGCCTAAAGTGCAAGGTCTGTGGAGGATTGCCCAGGAAGCCAAGTTCAATCCAGATGAGTTGATGTCCCTCAAG GAAGAACTTCGACACTATGAAAGGAGATTGTTGAAACTACGCCATTTTCATACCTCTGCAGCTTTGGCTGATGGTAAGAGAGGGAAATCAGAAGACTTTGACAATTCAActgctgaaaaaaatgtgaaaaaacatGCAAGAATAGTTGAGAAGTTACATCTTGATCTTGAGACAAAAATAATGCAAAAGCATGTGGAGCTGtaa
- the LOC124300204 gene encoding mitochondrial pyruvate carrier 1 — protein sequence MNRVMKLFKSKETRDYFMSTHFWGPIANWLIPIAAIADIQRDPKIISGKMTLALCLYSAMFMRFAIKVQPRNMLLFACHFVNEGAQLTQGARFINYHYREKKKEE from the exons ATGAATCGGGTAATGAAACTATTCAAGAGCAAAGAGACCCGCGACTATTTTATGAG CACCCATTTCTGGGGGCCCATTGCCAATTGGCTTATTCCAATCGCTGCTATCGCTGATATTCAGAGAGATCCGAAAATTATAAGTGGCAAAATGACACTGG CGTTATGTTTGTATTCTGCAATGTTTATGAGATTTGCGATCAAGGTCCAGCCACGTAACATGCTCCTGTTTGCCTGTCACTTTGTCAACGAAGGTGCCCAACTCACACAGGGAGCTCGTTTTATAAACTATCATTacagagagaagaagaaagaagaataa
- the LOC124303202 gene encoding alpha-2-macroglobulin receptor-associated protein isoform X3, giving the protein MRKKLIEIFKCFLYVGLMSTYDLLEHFTDTEDENILKRHKAMNDGSNYVSKDVFKNRKLNQLWAKAEFAGFTDEELAALKEEFLHHQEKIDEYMSLIADIDAGDTQTHKNSLSNKHENWNMLEQEEESNDVPGKNIDYLTKVNLMRDKHVKLKDGYDHLERLTAQGPNHKEFIEPKVQGLWRIAQEAKFNPDELMSLKEELRHYERRLLKLRHFHTSAALADGKRGKSEDFDNSTAEKNVKKHARIVEKLHLDLETKIMQKHVEL; this is encoded by the exons ATGCGTAAAAAACTAATtg aaattttcaaatgttttctATATGTAGGCCTTATGAGCACGTATGATCTATTGGAGCATTTCACAGACACCGAGGATGAGAATATCTTGAAGAGACATAAGGCTATGAATGACGGCAGCAATTATGTATCGAAAGATGTTTTTAAAAACAGAAAGCTCAATCAGTTATGGGCGAAAGCTGAATTTGCTGGCTTTACag ATGAAGAGCTGGCAGCATTGAAAGAAGAGTTTCTCCATCATCaggaaaaaattgacgagTATATGAGCCTTATCGCTGATATCGATGCAGGAGATACTCAAACTCACAAGA ATAGCTTGAGCAATAAACATGAAAACTGGAATATGCTTGAGCAAGAGGAAGAGAGCAACGATGTTCCTgggaaaaatattgattatcTTACGAAAGTTAATTTGATGag AGACAAGCATGTGAAATTAAAAGATGGATATGATCATTTGGAAAGACTCACTGCCCAAGGGCCAAATCATAAGGAATTCATAGAGCCTAAAGTGCAAGGTCTGTGGAGGATTGCCCAGGAAGCCAAGTTCAATCCAGATGAGTTGATGTCCCTCAAG GAAGAACTTCGACACTATGAAAGGAGATTGTTGAAACTACGCCATTTTCATACCTCTGCAGCTTTGGCTGATGGTAAGAGAGGGAAATCAGAAGACTTTGACAATTCAActgctgaaaaaaatgtgaaaaaacatGCAAGAATAGTTGAGAAGTTACATCTTGATCTTGAGACAAAAATAATGCAAAAGCATGTGGAGCTGtaa